A genomic region of Venturia canescens isolate UGA chromosome 9, ASM1945775v1, whole genome shotgun sequence contains the following coding sequences:
- the LOC122415861 gene encoding nodal modulator 3 isoform X1: MSIASIKILICSIIICTVIKICASEDVLGCDGFIKSHTNIDYTKILIKLYTKAGILKDETECAPNGYYFLPLYDKGEYNLKVEPPPGWSFEPTEIPLIIDGTTGVCSQDKEINFTFKGFGIAGKVTSSGSNAGPKGVTVSLFKHSDRNNAVGTTTTDVGGTFYFTPIQPGKYVLDASHSSWVFEKSRVEVEVLEGNTELPDNVLVVFGYDVRGRIMNEVGPVEGVTFILFGSGKAKNCDTTSIEGFEKEKPLCHVTSRGNGRFVFPALTNGDYRIIPYYASARTKFDIQPTELTFKINHNSLKLSQEFEVTGFTVSGSVLTSPGGSPLEGAKVFISGRQVAVTDQNGIYTLEKMTSGQYTIKIEAPDVRFDDTIGKVFLSSPELPAIWPSSFKVCGTVTLSAKGTLHHRKIAVDKTASTFHQEIETDPKTGQYCLYLGPGKYQLGVIVTNEEKAKGLQFFPLQQTIDVSSKPINDINFSQLKAIVRGSVQCLKNSDCSQVSVTLKFLDGVTVKTLQAKADGRYEFTDVLPGYYEVLIDTDVFCWKNGVHRVSITSERAEVPPFEQTGFSVTFISSHATAVEYVEPGTSKKMSLELPVGSTRHCVSKSGKYNFVPIGCHIYKNSYNWDTHNLSPVILSSTKHHHDGKILSSAALDDVKINIKTVDTNTIIGPLKFVKDGDIYRYDFSFIASTDIVYDITPLSDILLFDPTIAKVVGINDCANDVAIFNGELGKIVSGKIVPVLEGVTIRIFGKDKEVPVHTLATDKDGAYRVGPLDGKIEYTVAAEKEGYVITGPDASGVFLAHKLAEVIVKVVDEADQKSLQGVLLSLSGGQSYRKNSVTGDDGKLVFNSLSPGEYFLRPMMKEYRFEPRFKVITVEEGLTVDVKLSGTRVAYSAYGSVTSLNGEPERGLLVEAQGQSDCSNLQEEATTEDNGSFRIRGLQPTCIYAIRLKPEAQANAHIQRVAPSSIAIQPTADVQGLRLIAFYPISRTDLSIHVVSTQPEHYRNLRVKLCRDDQPESPIHTYKLESHTTKTGSNYNSGYLIHLPPLQANGKKYFVQLESTLSQSLYKYKTVPIYFEANTSFKQISLKFHAERKMDQNEMSQTSIIALPFIMLVALAFLYRDKLMSSLNSQIEQWSKTIPAPRVPVPAIPIDPRADDIIVEQIMNINRRKTKPRKT; encoded by the exons ATGTCTATAGCgagtataaaaatattaatttgttCTATAATAATATGtacagtaataaaaatatgtgcAAGCGAAGACGTTTTGGGATGCGATGGTTTTATTAAAAGTCATACTAACATCGATTACACGAAAATTCTCATAAAACT TTATACAAAAGCTGGAATTCTGAAGGATGAAACGGAGTGTGCACCCAATGGATATTATTTTCTACCCTTGTACGACAAGGGAGAATACAATCTTAAG gtTGAACCTCCGCCAGGCTGGAGTTTTGAACCGACAGAAATACCATTAATTATCGATGGTACGACTGGTGTATGCAGTCAGGACAAAGAAATCAATTTTACATTCAAGGGCTTTGGAATTGCTGGCAAA GTAACGAGCAGTGGATCTAATGCGGGACCCAAGGGGGTTACAGTCTCGCTCTTCAAGCATAGCGATAGGAACAATGCTGTAGGAACAACTACTACCGATGTTGGAGGAACTTTTTACTTTACACCCATTCAGCCAGGAAAATATGTGCTGGATGCCTCACATTCGTC TTGGGTCTTCGAAAAAAGCAGGGTCGAGGTAGAGGTACTCGAAGGAAATACAGAACTGCCTGACAACGTTCTCGTAGTATTCGGTTACGATGTTCGTGGTCGTATTATGAACGAAGTTGGGCCCGTCGAGGGCGTGACTTTTATTCTCTTTGGG TCCGGAAAAGCGAAAAATTGCGATACAACGAGTATCGAAGGTTTCGAAAAGGAGAAACCATTGTGTCACGTGACTTCCCGTGGAAATGGTCGATTCGTTTTTCCTGCTTTGACGAATGGCGATTATCGGATAATCCCTTATTACGCTAGTGCTCGAACAAAGTTCGATATTCAGCCAACCGAACTCACGTTCAAAATCAACCACAACAGCTTAAAATTGTCGCAAGAGTTCGAAGTCACGGGTTTTACTGTCAGCGGGAGTGTACTCACTTCTCCCGGAGGCTCTCCGCTCGAGGGTGCCAAAGTATTTATTTCTGGACGCCAGGTCGCAGTCACTGATCAAAATGGTATTTACACACTAGAAAAAATGACGAGCGGACAATACACCATCAAAATCGAAGCTCCGGACGTTCGCTTCGACGACACAATTGGTAAAGTTTTCCTTAGCTCTCCTGAACTCCCTGCTATCTGGCCATCATCCTTCAAAGTTTGCGGGACTGTCACACTCTCTGCAAAAGGAACTCTTCACCATCGTAAAATTGCTGTTGATAAAACTGCCTCGACTTTTCATCAAGAAATCGAAACTGACCCCAAAACCGGACAGTATTGCCTTTATCTCGGACCTGGAAAATATCAACTCGGCGTCATTGTTACCAATGAAGAAAAAGCTAAAGGGCTGCA ATTTTTCCCTCTTCAGCAGACCATCGACGTCTCCTCGAAACCAATCAACGATATAAATTTCTCGCAACTGAAAGCGATTGTTCGAGGATCTGTTCAGTGCTTGAAAAATTCGGATTGCAGTCAAGTGTCCGTAACGTTGAAATTCCTTGATGGCGTTACTGTTAAAACTTTACAAGCTAAAG CAGATGGACGCTATGAATTCACGGACGTTTTACCTGGATATTACGAGGTGTTGATCGACACGGATGTCttctgttggaaaaatggtGTTCACCGAGTTTCCATAACGTCCGAACGTGCCGAAGTTCCACCGTTCGAGCAAACCGGTTTTTCCGTGACGTTCATATCGTCCCACGCGACAGCAGTCGAATACGTCGAGCCTGGAACGTCAAAGAAAATGAGCTTAGAACTCCCAGTCGGTAGCACCAGACACTGCGTTTCCAAATCTGGCAAATATAACTTCGTACCGATCGGATgtcatatttataaaaattcctACAACTGGGATACACATAATCTTTCGCCTGTCATTCTGTCTTCAACGAAACATCATCATGATGGAAAAATTCTCAGCAGCGCTGCCCTCGATGACGTCAAAATCAATATCAAAACTGTAGACACGAACACGATTATTGGACCTTTGAAATTCGTTAAAGACGGTGATATATATCGTTACGATTTCAGTTTCATCGCTAGTACCGACATCGTTTACGATATTACACCATTATCTGATATTTTGTTGTTCGATCCAACAATTGCCAAAGTCGTTGGAATTAATGATTGTGCCAACGATGTCGCCATCTTCAACGGCGAGTTGGGAAAG ATCGTAAGCGGAAAAATAGTTCCAGTTTTAGAAGGAGTGACCATTCGCATATTTGGCAAAGACAAAGAAGTGCCGGTTCATACTCTCGCTACAGACAAAGACGGGGCTTACAGAGTGGGTCCCCTAGATGGAAAAATCGAATACAC TGTTGCCGCTGAGAAAGAAGGTTATGTAATCACTGGACCAGATGCTAGCGGTGTATTTCTCGCTCATAAATTAGCTGAGGTCATCGTAAAAGTCGTCGATGAAGCTGATCAGAAGTCTCTTCAGGGCGTTTTGCTTTCGCTCTCAGGTGGACAAAGCTACAGGAAAAATAGCGTCACCGGAGACGACGGCAAATTGGTCTTCAACTCTTTGTCACCCGGTGAATACTTCTTGAGACCTATGATGAAGGAGTATCGTTTCGAACCACGCTTCAAGGTCATCACCGTCGAAGAAGGTTTGACCGTCGATGTGAAGCTTTCCGGAACGAGAGTCGCTTATAGCGCGTACGGATCAGTCACTTCCTTGAATGGCGAACCCGAACGCGGCTTACTTGTCGAAGCCCAAGGACAATCCGATTGCTCCAATCTTCAGGAAGAAGCCACTACCGAGGATAACGGATCTTTCAGAATTCGAGGACTTCAACCGACC TGTATCTACGCAATTCGTTTGAAACCGGAGGCACAGGCGAATGCGCATATCCAACGTGTGGCACCATCATCGATAGCGATACAACCAACGGCTGACGTCCAAGGTTTAAGATTGATCGCTTTCTACCCGATTTCGCGGACGGATTTATCGATCCACGTCGTATCGACGCAGCCAGAGCATTACAGAAATCTGCGAGTAAAACTTTGTCGCGACGATCAGCCGGAGTCGCCGATTCACACATACAAATTGGAATCTCACACGACGAAAACAGGATCGAATTACAATTCGGGTTATCTCATACATTTGCCACCTCTGCAAGCGaatggtaaaaaatatttcgtccaGTTGGAATCAACGCTCTCGCAATCGTTGTACAAGTACAAAACAGTGCCGATTTATTTTGAGGCGAACACATCGTTCAAACAAATCTCATTGAAATTCCACGCTGAGAGAAAAATGGATCAAAATGAAATGAGCCAGACTTCGATAATCGCGCTTCCTTTTATAATGCTCGTCGCCCTGGCGTTTTTGTACCGTGATAAATTGATGTCCAGTTTGAACTCGCAGATTGAACAATGGTCAAAAACTATCCCAGCACCTAGGGTTCCAGTTCCAGCCATTCCGATTGATCCTCGCGCCGACGACATTATCGTCGAACAAATAATGAACATCAATAGGAGAAAAACTAAACCACGAAAAACTTAA
- the LOC122415861 gene encoding nodal modulator 3 isoform X2, protein MSIASIKILICSIIICTVIKICASEDVLGCDGFIKSHTNIDYTKILIKLYTKAGILKDETECAPNGYYFLPLYDKGEYNLKVEPPPGWSFEPTEIPLIIDGTTGVCSQDKEINFTFKGFGIAGKVTSSGSNAGPKGVTVSLFKHSDRNNAVGTTTTDVGGTFYFTPIQPGKYVLDASHSSWVFEKSRVEVEVLEGNTELPDNVLVVFGYDVRGRIMNEVGPVEGVTFILFGSGKAKNCDTTSIEGFEKEKPLCHVTSRGNGRFVFPALTNGDYRIIPYYASARTKFDIQPTELTFKINHNSLKLSQEFEVTGFTVSGSVLTSPGGSPLEGAKVFISGRQVAVTDQNGIYTLEKMTSGQYTIKIEAPDVRFDDTIGKVFLSSPELPAIWPSSFKVCGTVTLSAKGTLHHRKIAVDKTASTFHQEIETDPKTGQYCLYLGPGKYQLGVIVTNEEKAKGLQFFPLQQTIDVSSKPINDINFSQLKAIVRGSVQCLKNSDCSQVSVTLKFLDGVTVKTLQAKDGRYEFTDVLPGYYEVLIDTDVFCWKNGVHRVSITSERAEVPPFEQTGFSVTFISSHATAVEYVEPGTSKKMSLELPVGSTRHCVSKSGKYNFVPIGCHIYKNSYNWDTHNLSPVILSSTKHHHDGKILSSAALDDVKINIKTVDTNTIIGPLKFVKDGDIYRYDFSFIASTDIVYDITPLSDILLFDPTIAKVVGINDCANDVAIFNGELGKIVSGKIVPVLEGVTIRIFGKDKEVPVHTLATDKDGAYRVGPLDGKIEYTVAAEKEGYVITGPDASGVFLAHKLAEVIVKVVDEADQKSLQGVLLSLSGGQSYRKNSVTGDDGKLVFNSLSPGEYFLRPMMKEYRFEPRFKVITVEEGLTVDVKLSGTRVAYSAYGSVTSLNGEPERGLLVEAQGQSDCSNLQEEATTEDNGSFRIRGLQPTCIYAIRLKPEAQANAHIQRVAPSSIAIQPTADVQGLRLIAFYPISRTDLSIHVVSTQPEHYRNLRVKLCRDDQPESPIHTYKLESHTTKTGSNYNSGYLIHLPPLQANGKKYFVQLESTLSQSLYKYKTVPIYFEANTSFKQISLKFHAERKMDQNEMSQTSIIALPFIMLVALAFLYRDKLMSSLNSQIEQWSKTIPAPRVPVPAIPIDPRADDIIVEQIMNINRRKTKPRKT, encoded by the exons ATGTCTATAGCgagtataaaaatattaatttgttCTATAATAATATGtacagtaataaaaatatgtgcAAGCGAAGACGTTTTGGGATGCGATGGTTTTATTAAAAGTCATACTAACATCGATTACACGAAAATTCTCATAAAACT TTATACAAAAGCTGGAATTCTGAAGGATGAAACGGAGTGTGCACCCAATGGATATTATTTTCTACCCTTGTACGACAAGGGAGAATACAATCTTAAG gtTGAACCTCCGCCAGGCTGGAGTTTTGAACCGACAGAAATACCATTAATTATCGATGGTACGACTGGTGTATGCAGTCAGGACAAAGAAATCAATTTTACATTCAAGGGCTTTGGAATTGCTGGCAAA GTAACGAGCAGTGGATCTAATGCGGGACCCAAGGGGGTTACAGTCTCGCTCTTCAAGCATAGCGATAGGAACAATGCTGTAGGAACAACTACTACCGATGTTGGAGGAACTTTTTACTTTACACCCATTCAGCCAGGAAAATATGTGCTGGATGCCTCACATTCGTC TTGGGTCTTCGAAAAAAGCAGGGTCGAGGTAGAGGTACTCGAAGGAAATACAGAACTGCCTGACAACGTTCTCGTAGTATTCGGTTACGATGTTCGTGGTCGTATTATGAACGAAGTTGGGCCCGTCGAGGGCGTGACTTTTATTCTCTTTGGG TCCGGAAAAGCGAAAAATTGCGATACAACGAGTATCGAAGGTTTCGAAAAGGAGAAACCATTGTGTCACGTGACTTCCCGTGGAAATGGTCGATTCGTTTTTCCTGCTTTGACGAATGGCGATTATCGGATAATCCCTTATTACGCTAGTGCTCGAACAAAGTTCGATATTCAGCCAACCGAACTCACGTTCAAAATCAACCACAACAGCTTAAAATTGTCGCAAGAGTTCGAAGTCACGGGTTTTACTGTCAGCGGGAGTGTACTCACTTCTCCCGGAGGCTCTCCGCTCGAGGGTGCCAAAGTATTTATTTCTGGACGCCAGGTCGCAGTCACTGATCAAAATGGTATTTACACACTAGAAAAAATGACGAGCGGACAATACACCATCAAAATCGAAGCTCCGGACGTTCGCTTCGACGACACAATTGGTAAAGTTTTCCTTAGCTCTCCTGAACTCCCTGCTATCTGGCCATCATCCTTCAAAGTTTGCGGGACTGTCACACTCTCTGCAAAAGGAACTCTTCACCATCGTAAAATTGCTGTTGATAAAACTGCCTCGACTTTTCATCAAGAAATCGAAACTGACCCCAAAACCGGACAGTATTGCCTTTATCTCGGACCTGGAAAATATCAACTCGGCGTCATTGTTACCAATGAAGAAAAAGCTAAAGGGCTGCA ATTTTTCCCTCTTCAGCAGACCATCGACGTCTCCTCGAAACCAATCAACGATATAAATTTCTCGCAACTGAAAGCGATTGTTCGAGGATCTGTTCAGTGCTTGAAAAATTCGGATTGCAGTCAAGTGTCCGTAACGTTGAAATTCCTTGATGGCGTTACTGTTAAAACTTTACAAGCTAAAG ATGGACGCTATGAATTCACGGACGTTTTACCTGGATATTACGAGGTGTTGATCGACACGGATGTCttctgttggaaaaatggtGTTCACCGAGTTTCCATAACGTCCGAACGTGCCGAAGTTCCACCGTTCGAGCAAACCGGTTTTTCCGTGACGTTCATATCGTCCCACGCGACAGCAGTCGAATACGTCGAGCCTGGAACGTCAAAGAAAATGAGCTTAGAACTCCCAGTCGGTAGCACCAGACACTGCGTTTCCAAATCTGGCAAATATAACTTCGTACCGATCGGATgtcatatttataaaaattcctACAACTGGGATACACATAATCTTTCGCCTGTCATTCTGTCTTCAACGAAACATCATCATGATGGAAAAATTCTCAGCAGCGCTGCCCTCGATGACGTCAAAATCAATATCAAAACTGTAGACACGAACACGATTATTGGACCTTTGAAATTCGTTAAAGACGGTGATATATATCGTTACGATTTCAGTTTCATCGCTAGTACCGACATCGTTTACGATATTACACCATTATCTGATATTTTGTTGTTCGATCCAACAATTGCCAAAGTCGTTGGAATTAATGATTGTGCCAACGATGTCGCCATCTTCAACGGCGAGTTGGGAAAG ATCGTAAGCGGAAAAATAGTTCCAGTTTTAGAAGGAGTGACCATTCGCATATTTGGCAAAGACAAAGAAGTGCCGGTTCATACTCTCGCTACAGACAAAGACGGGGCTTACAGAGTGGGTCCCCTAGATGGAAAAATCGAATACAC TGTTGCCGCTGAGAAAGAAGGTTATGTAATCACTGGACCAGATGCTAGCGGTGTATTTCTCGCTCATAAATTAGCTGAGGTCATCGTAAAAGTCGTCGATGAAGCTGATCAGAAGTCTCTTCAGGGCGTTTTGCTTTCGCTCTCAGGTGGACAAAGCTACAGGAAAAATAGCGTCACCGGAGACGACGGCAAATTGGTCTTCAACTCTTTGTCACCCGGTGAATACTTCTTGAGACCTATGATGAAGGAGTATCGTTTCGAACCACGCTTCAAGGTCATCACCGTCGAAGAAGGTTTGACCGTCGATGTGAAGCTTTCCGGAACGAGAGTCGCTTATAGCGCGTACGGATCAGTCACTTCCTTGAATGGCGAACCCGAACGCGGCTTACTTGTCGAAGCCCAAGGACAATCCGATTGCTCCAATCTTCAGGAAGAAGCCACTACCGAGGATAACGGATCTTTCAGAATTCGAGGACTTCAACCGACC TGTATCTACGCAATTCGTTTGAAACCGGAGGCACAGGCGAATGCGCATATCCAACGTGTGGCACCATCATCGATAGCGATACAACCAACGGCTGACGTCCAAGGTTTAAGATTGATCGCTTTCTACCCGATTTCGCGGACGGATTTATCGATCCACGTCGTATCGACGCAGCCAGAGCATTACAGAAATCTGCGAGTAAAACTTTGTCGCGACGATCAGCCGGAGTCGCCGATTCACACATACAAATTGGAATCTCACACGACGAAAACAGGATCGAATTACAATTCGGGTTATCTCATACATTTGCCACCTCTGCAAGCGaatggtaaaaaatatttcgtccaGTTGGAATCAACGCTCTCGCAATCGTTGTACAAGTACAAAACAGTGCCGATTTATTTTGAGGCGAACACATCGTTCAAACAAATCTCATTGAAATTCCACGCTGAGAGAAAAATGGATCAAAATGAAATGAGCCAGACTTCGATAATCGCGCTTCCTTTTATAATGCTCGTCGCCCTGGCGTTTTTGTACCGTGATAAATTGATGTCCAGTTTGAACTCGCAGATTGAACAATGGTCAAAAACTATCCCAGCACCTAGGGTTCCAGTTCCAGCCATTCCGATTGATCCTCGCGCCGACGACATTATCGTCGAACAAATAATGAACATCAATAGGAGAAAAACTAAACCACGAAAAACTTAA